Proteins encoded in a region of the Phacochoerus africanus isolate WHEZ1 chromosome 8, ROS_Pafr_v1, whole genome shotgun sequence genome:
- the LOC125133084 gene encoding LOW QUALITY PROTEIN: carcinoembryonic antigen-related cell adhesion molecule 1-like (The sequence of the model RefSeq protein was modified relative to this genomic sequence to represent the inferred CDS: inserted 3 bases in 2 codons): MEPPSAPAHRGHVPWHRLLLAGSLLTFWNLPTTAQITIESVPFNAVEGTSVLLLVHNVTENILGYCWYKGERVETNQLIVSCRVDAQANTPGPAQSSRETIYPNGSLLFQKVAQSDTGNYYTLLVTKRDNQTESVTGQLRIYPVLPRPVITSNNPNPMEHKDTLVLTCEPETQHTTYRWWINNQSLPSSTRLDLSKDNRTLALVSIKRNDTGPYECEIQNPGSATYSDPFTLNVTNGPGTPTFSPSDSYDHPXGNLSLSSRVASNPSALFLXLISGRPQQSHGTFILNITANDSGFYSCLVHNSVTGLSKTTVKTITVSGK; the protein is encoded by the exons ATGGAGCCCCCCTCAGCCCCTGCCCACAGAGGGCATGTCCCCTGGCACAGGCTCCTGCTGGCAG GCTCACTCCTAACCTTCTGGAACCTGCCCACCACTGCCCAGATCACTATTGAATCAGTGCCCTTCAATGCTGTGGAAGGGACAAGTGTTCTTCTACTTGTCCACAATGTGACAGAGAATATTCTAGGCTACTGCTGGTACAAAGGAGAAAGGGTAGAGACCAACCAGTTAATCGTATCATGTAGAGTGGACGCTCAAGCAAATACCCCAGGGCCTGCACAGAGCAGTCGAGAGACAATCTACCCCAATGGATCCCTGCTGTTCCAGAAGGTCGCCCAGAGTGACACAGGAAACTACTACACCCTACTTGTCACAAAGAGAGATAATCAGACTGAAAGTGTGACTGGACAACTCCGTATATACC CGGTGTTACCCAGGCCCGTCATCACCAGCAACAACCCCAACCCCATGGAGCACAAGGACACTCTGGTGTTAACATGTGAACCTGAGACTCAGCACACAACCTACAGGTGGTGGATCAACAACCAGAGCCTCCCCAGCAGCACCAGGCTGGACCTGTCCAAGGACAACAGGACACTCGCTTTAGTCAGCATCAAAAGGAATGACACAGGACCCTATGAGTGTGAAATCCAGAACCCAGGGAGTGCCACCTACAGTGACCCATTCACCCTGAATGTTA CAAATGGCCCAGGCACTCCCACCTTTTCCCCCTCAGACTCCTATGATCATC GAGGCAACCTCAGCCTCTCCAGCCGAGTAGCCTCTAACCCATCCGCTCTGTTCTT ACTTATCTCTGGGAGGCCCCAGCAGTCACACGGGACCTTTATCCTCAACATCACTGCAAATGATAGTGGATTCTATAGCTGCCTTGTCCATAACTCTGTCACTGGCCTCAGTAAAACCACAGTCAAGACTATCACAGTCTCTGGTAAGTGA